One window of the Conexibacter sp. SYSU D00693 genome contains the following:
- the hisB gene encoding imidazoleglycerol-phosphate dehydratase HisB produces the protein MSRRAEVERKTGETDVRLALELDGSGGGSRSTGVGFLDHMLDLVARHGRLDLEVQATGDLETGAHHTAEDVGICLGQALDKALGDRSGITRYGHAVVPMDEARATCAIDISGRPFLHFAASELPPGVTGGFDHELAEEVFRAISSSARITLHLDVEAGTNAHHIIEALFKAFARALRAAVRIDPEETGVPSTKGTLTA, from the coding sequence ATGAGCCGGCGCGCGGAGGTCGAGAGGAAGACGGGGGAGACGGACGTCCGTCTCGCCCTGGAGCTCGACGGCTCGGGCGGCGGCTCGCGGTCCACGGGCGTCGGCTTCCTGGACCACATGCTCGACCTCGTCGCGCGCCACGGCAGGCTCGACCTCGAGGTCCAGGCGACGGGCGACCTGGAGACGGGGGCGCACCACACCGCCGAGGACGTCGGGATCTGCCTGGGCCAAGCGCTCGACAAGGCGCTGGGCGACCGCTCGGGCATCACCCGCTACGGCCACGCCGTCGTGCCGATGGACGAGGCGCGCGCCACCTGCGCGATCGACATCTCGGGCCGGCCGTTCCTGCACTTCGCGGCCTCGGAGCTGCCGCCGGGCGTCACCGGCGGCTTCGACCACGAGCTGGCGGAGGAGGTCTTCCGCGCGATCTCGTCGAGCGCGCGCATCACCCTGCACCTCGACGTCGAGGCGGGCACGAACGCCCACCACATCATCGAGGCGCTGTTCAAGGCCTTCGCCCGCGCGCTGCGCGCGGCGGTGCGCATCGACCCGGAGGAGACCGGGGTGCCCTCGACCAAGGGGACGCTCACGGCATGA
- the hisD gene encoding histidinol dehydrogenase — protein MRPSRLAGGTPEGLAAQVRALAPDPASVAGDVAAIVAAVRDGGDPALQGYVERFDATGGAPVRVASEELDAALAALDAEVRAGLEVAIANVGAVARAGVGEDRDVVLPQGHTVRLREVPVGRAAVYAPGGRNPYPSTVVMGAVTARAAGVQDVVVCAPGAHPVILAACALCEVDEVLRMGGAHAVAALAFGTETIRRADVIAGPGGPWVQEAKRQVSGTVGIDGFFGPSDVLVLATAGADPELVAVDLLAQAEHGDGTISCLVTPDAGLADAVAGLVEDAQETGAVLAVVVVDDARAGLAVADAFAPEHLELVGAEAEALAPQVRCAGCVFVGRAGATAFGDYVAGSNHSLPTGGSARFASGLSARAFRRRMSEVHIGDAAGRLAAAGGPIADAEGFHVHARSMRVR, from the coding sequence GTGCGTCCTAGCCGCCTGGCCGGCGGCACGCCCGAGGGCCTCGCGGCGCAGGTGCGGGCGCTGGCCCCCGACCCCGCGTCGGTGGCCGGCGACGTCGCCGCGATCGTGGCCGCGGTGCGCGACGGCGGTGACCCGGCGCTGCAGGGCTACGTCGAGCGCTTCGACGCGACCGGCGGCGCGCCCGTGCGGGTGGCGTCCGAGGAGCTCGACGCGGCGCTCGCGGCGCTGGACGCGGAGGTGCGGGCGGGGCTGGAGGTCGCCATCGCCAACGTCGGCGCCGTGGCGCGGGCGGGCGTCGGCGAGGACCGGGACGTCGTCCTGCCCCAGGGCCACACCGTGCGCCTGCGCGAGGTGCCGGTCGGCCGGGCCGCCGTGTACGCGCCGGGCGGGCGCAACCCGTACCCGTCCACCGTCGTCATGGGCGCGGTGACCGCACGCGCCGCGGGTGTGCAGGACGTCGTCGTGTGCGCCCCCGGCGCGCACCCGGTGATCCTCGCCGCCTGCGCGCTGTGCGAGGTCGACGAGGTCCTGCGGATGGGCGGCGCCCACGCGGTCGCGGCACTCGCCTTCGGCACCGAGACGATCCGGCGGGCCGACGTCATCGCCGGCCCGGGCGGGCCGTGGGTGCAGGAGGCCAAGCGCCAGGTCTCGGGCACGGTCGGCATCGACGGCTTCTTCGGCCCGAGCGACGTCCTCGTGCTCGCCACCGCGGGCGCCGACCCCGAGCTCGTGGCGGTCGACCTCCTGGCCCAGGCCGAGCACGGCGACGGCACGATCTCCTGCCTCGTGACGCCCGACGCGGGGCTGGCCGACGCGGTCGCCGGGCTCGTGGAGGACGCGCAGGAGACCGGGGCGGTCCTGGCGGTCGTCGTCGTGGACGACGCGCGGGCCGGCCTGGCGGTCGCCGACGCCTTCGCGCCCGAGCACCTCGAGCTCGTGGGCGCCGAGGCCGAGGCGCTGGCGCCGCAGGTCCGCTGCGCGGGCTGCGTCTTCGTCGGGCGGGCCGGCGCGACCGCGTTCGGCGACTACGTCGCGGGCTCGAACCACTCGCTGCCGACCGGCGGGTCGGCGCGCTTCGCCTCCGGGCTGAGCGCCCGCGCGTTCCGCCGGCGCATGAGCGAGGTGCACATCGGCGACGCCGCTGGGCGGCTGGCCGCCGCCGGTGGGCCGATCGCCGACGCCGAGGGCTTCCACGTGCACGCACGGTCGATGCGCGTCCGGTAG
- the hisG gene encoding ATP phosphoribosyltransferase → MTPRPPLTIAVPRGALLRDTLDLLDRIGVDTAEVRANDRKLLFADVGIVTMRPSDVPTYVEAGAADIGITGKDVLAEQAEREVHELLDLGFGPCRMIVATVSGDANPMDEALRRLGVVRVATKYHKIATAYFEQTGRQAEIVEVKGSVELAPLTGLSEAIVDLTATGTTLRENGLVIREELFASTARLIANPVAHRLKADAIDALVRRVRALEPAGAS, encoded by the coding sequence GTGACCCCGCGCCCGCCGCTGACCATCGCCGTCCCGCGCGGCGCGCTGCTGCGCGACACGCTCGACCTCCTGGACCGCATCGGCGTCGACACCGCCGAGGTCCGCGCGAACGACCGCAAGCTGCTGTTCGCCGACGTGGGCATCGTCACGATGCGCCCGAGCGACGTCCCGACGTACGTCGAGGCCGGCGCCGCCGACATCGGCATCACCGGCAAGGACGTGCTGGCCGAGCAGGCCGAGCGCGAGGTCCACGAGCTGCTCGACCTCGGCTTCGGGCCGTGCCGGATGATCGTCGCGACGGTCAGTGGCGACGCGAACCCGATGGACGAGGCGCTGCGGCGCCTCGGCGTCGTGCGGGTCGCGACGAAGTACCACAAGATCGCGACGGCCTACTTCGAGCAGACGGGCCGCCAGGCCGAGATCGTCGAGGTCAAGGGCTCGGTGGAGCTCGCGCCGCTGACGGGGCTCAGCGAGGCGATCGTCGACCTCACCGCGACCGGCACGACGCTGCGCGAGAACGGCCTCGTCATCCGCGAGGAGCTGTTCGCGTCCACGGCGCGGCTCATCGCCAACCCCGTCGCCCACCGGCTCAAGGCCGACGCGATCGACGCGCTCGTGCGCCGCGTGCGCGCGCTGGAGCCGGCCGGTGCGTCCTAG
- a CDS encoding ATP phosphoribosyltransferase regulatory subunit, producing the protein MIHPIPSGTRDVLPDEMRELRAISEALRGVFDDAGYGEVWTPTIEFEDVLRRGETGLDPAYRVVDDHGHVMALRPDMTVPIARVVATRYAEAEPPLRFCYFAHAYRGVRPRRGQMREFLQAGIELVGAPAPDGTVEALTVLCRALDATGLTGYRVALGDAALLPALLTVLGVPADAHPPLLSAVAARDLVALEEELERRGLDDEVRRVVELRGGAEVLDGLPDEATFGLRGVLDGVDERVRERLVLDLGLARGLGYYTGAVFDVLDPALGAPIGGGGRYDDLLGRFGRDLPAVGFALGVDRLHLALAGEEAA; encoded by the coding sequence GTGATCCACCCGATCCCCAGCGGGACGCGCGACGTCCTGCCGGACGAGATGCGCGAGCTGCGCGCGATCAGCGAGGCGCTGCGGGGCGTCTTCGACGACGCCGGCTACGGCGAGGTGTGGACGCCGACGATCGAGTTCGAAGACGTCCTGCGCCGCGGCGAGACCGGCCTGGACCCGGCCTACCGGGTCGTCGACGACCACGGCCACGTGATGGCGCTGCGGCCGGACATGACGGTGCCGATCGCCCGGGTGGTCGCCACGCGCTACGCGGAGGCCGAGCCGCCGCTGCGCTTCTGCTACTTCGCCCACGCCTACCGCGGCGTGCGCCCGCGCCGCGGCCAGATGCGCGAGTTCCTCCAGGCGGGGATCGAGCTCGTCGGCGCGCCGGCGCCCGACGGGACCGTCGAGGCGCTGACCGTCCTGTGCCGCGCGCTCGACGCGACGGGCCTGACGGGCTACCGCGTCGCGCTGGGCGACGCCGCGCTGCTGCCGGCGTTGCTCACCGTGCTGGGCGTCCCGGCCGACGCCCACCCGCCCCTGCTCAGCGCGGTGGCCGCGCGCGACCTCGTCGCGCTGGAGGAGGAGCTCGAGCGTCGCGGCCTGGACGACGAGGTCCGCCGCGTCGTCGAGCTGCGCGGCGGCGCCGAGGTGCTCGACGGGCTGCCCGACGAGGCGACCTTCGGCCTGCGCGGCGTGCTCGACGGCGTGGACGAGCGCGTGCGCGAGCGGCTCGTGCTCGACCTCGGCCTCGCGCGCGGCCTCGGCTACTACACCGGCGCGGTGTTCGACGTCCTGGACCCGGCGCTCGGCGCGCCGATCGGCGGCGGCGGGCGCTACGACGACCTGCTCGGCCGCTTCGGGCGCGACCTCCCAGCCGTCGGCTTCGCGCTGGGCGTCGACCGCCTGCACCTGGCGCTGGCCGGGGAGGAGGCGGCGTGA
- the murA gene encoding UDP-N-acetylglucosamine 1-carboxyvinyltransferase, with the protein MQKFVIDGGVPLSGTVVPAGNKNGALPCLAACALTSDDVVIRNVPRIRDVEAMLELLEQLGATVEWRGEHEVVLNGSGITPDSEVDVGIAERIRASFLLAGPLLARFGRAVMPPPGGDVIGRRRLDPHLDAFRALGATDRFDADGSIVLEAPGGRGATLRAGEIFMDEPSVMGTENALMAAALTPGETFVGNAACEPHVQDLARLLVKMGARIRGIGSNVLHVTGVPELGGATHDIGPDHIEIGSFMAMAGMTGGEIRIKDTEPGDLRMIRLVFRRLGLHTELDGADVLVPGGQKLVVQRDLGEHTVKVQDGPWPAFPADLTSIAVALATQSEGEVLIHEWMFESRLFFCDKLIAMGANILIADVHRAVVHGPRRLRGERVESPDIRAGMAVLLAALSAEGRTEIGNIRQIDRGYERIDERLRELGARIERVATEPVGV; encoded by the coding sequence ATGCAGAAGTTCGTCATCGACGGCGGAGTCCCGCTGTCCGGCACCGTGGTGCCGGCCGGGAACAAGAACGGCGCGCTGCCCTGCCTGGCGGCGTGCGCGCTGACCTCCGACGACGTGGTCATCCGCAACGTCCCGCGCATCCGGGACGTCGAGGCCATGCTCGAGCTCCTCGAGCAGCTCGGGGCGACCGTCGAGTGGCGCGGCGAGCACGAGGTCGTCCTCAACGGCTCGGGCATCACGCCCGACAGCGAGGTCGACGTGGGGATCGCGGAGCGCATCCGCGCGTCGTTCCTGCTCGCCGGCCCGCTGCTGGCGCGCTTCGGGCGTGCCGTGATGCCGCCCCCCGGCGGGGACGTCATCGGCCGCCGCCGGCTCGACCCCCACCTCGACGCCTTCCGCGCGCTCGGCGCGACGGACCGCTTCGACGCCGACGGCTCGATCGTCCTCGAGGCGCCCGGCGGTCGCGGCGCGACGCTGCGCGCCGGCGAGATCTTCATGGACGAGCCGTCGGTCATGGGCACGGAGAACGCCCTCATGGCCGCCGCGCTCACGCCCGGCGAGACGTTCGTGGGCAACGCCGCCTGCGAGCCCCACGTCCAGGACCTCGCGCGCCTGCTCGTGAAGATGGGGGCGCGCATCCGCGGCATCGGCTCCAACGTCCTGCACGTCACCGGCGTGCCGGAGCTCGGCGGCGCCACCCACGACATCGGGCCCGACCACATCGAGATCGGGTCGTTCATGGCCATGGCCGGCATGACCGGCGGCGAGATCCGCATCAAGGACACCGAGCCGGGCGACCTGCGGATGATCCGCCTGGTCTTCCGCCGCCTGGGCCTGCACACCGAGCTCGACGGCGCCGACGTGCTCGTCCCCGGCGGCCAGAAGCTCGTGGTCCAGCGCGACCTCGGCGAGCACACGGTCAAGGTCCAGGACGGGCCCTGGCCCGCGTTCCCGGCCGACCTCACGTCGATCGCCGTCGCGCTGGCGACGCAGTCCGAGGGCGAGGTGCTCATCCACGAGTGGATGTTCGAGTCGCGCCTGTTCTTCTGCGACAAGCTCATCGCGATGGGGGCCAACATCCTCATCGCCGACGTGCACCGCGCCGTGGTCCACGGGCCGCGACGGCTGCGCGGCGAGCGCGTCGAGTCCCCGGACATCCGCGCCGGCATGGCCGTCCTGCTGGCGGCGCTCAGCGCCGAGGGCCGCACGGAGATCGGCAACATCCGCCAGATCGACCGCGGCTACGAGCGCATCGACGAGCGCCTGCGCGAGCTCGGCGCGCGCATCGAGCGCGTCGCCACCGAGCCGGTCGGCGTCTAG
- a CDS encoding HDIG domain-containing metalloprotein, whose translation MSVALSRAEAWDLLTSWVQSESLRRHCLAVEAAMVAYARQGGHDEELWAVTGLLHDADYEAHPDMDDEEAGHPRTILAELRRRDAPEEVVDAIAGHAPYLGVPRETELAKTLFAVDELSGFVMACARVRPEGVRGMTPKSVKKKLKQPSFAAAVDREDVRVGAEELGVDFDEHLRTVIAALEQRAGELGLEGAPAEA comes from the coding sequence ATGTCTGTGGCTCTTTCGCGCGCCGAGGCCTGGGACCTGCTCACCTCGTGGGTCCAGTCCGAGTCCCTGCGCCGGCACTGCCTGGCCGTCGAGGCGGCCATGGTCGCCTATGCGCGCCAGGGCGGCCACGACGAGGAGCTGTGGGCCGTCACGGGGCTCCTGCACGACGCCGACTACGAGGCCCATCCGGACATGGACGACGAGGAGGCCGGCCACCCGCGGACGATCCTCGCCGAGCTGCGGCGCCGTGACGCACCTGAGGAGGTCGTCGACGCGATCGCCGGCCATGCGCCGTACCTCGGCGTCCCCCGGGAGACGGAGCTCGCCAAGACCCTCTTCGCCGTCGACGAGCTGAGCGGCTTCGTCATGGCGTGCGCCCGGGTGCGCCCCGAGGGCGTCCGCGGCATGACGCCCAAGTCGGTCAAGAAGAAGCTCAAGCAGCCGTCGTTCGCCGCCGCGGTCGACCGCGAGGACGTCCGGGTCGGCGCCGAGGAGCTCGGGGTGGACTTCGACGAGCACCTGCGGACCGTGATCGCCGCGCTCGAGCAGCGCGCCGGCGAGCTCGGGCTCGAGGGCGCGCCGGCCGAGGCCTGA
- a CDS encoding MFS transporter — MGAAFVARLSIGVYGLAIVLHLRETTGSYATAGAVAAAFAAGLGAGQPGTSRLVDRLGRVRVVPVLAAVHVVAILGLLALSETDAPAAVLIAVALLAGLAEPPLGSITRTLWPKVLQGREGLLTTAFALDGVVTELAFVTGPLFVAVVVAVASPALALVACTVSVTVGIAWFLSIPLVRDAPVAAATSGSRLLGALVAPGLRTLVLCALPIGFTFGAVEVVLPAFAEHEGHRGTAGLLVAAWAAASAAGGLAYGAVEWHAALPARFVRFAVVLPAGYLLVAAAWSIPTMAVLVAVAGVLIAPTLTAISQLAGEVAPPGRETEAFAWPTTALILGIAAGNAAAGAIVEAEGWQTAVLVAAGAAVLGAVAAVARRDTLAGAQPV, encoded by the coding sequence ATGGGCGCGGCGTTCGTCGCGCGCCTGTCGATCGGCGTGTACGGCCTGGCGATCGTGCTGCACCTGCGCGAGACGACCGGCTCCTACGCCACGGCGGGCGCGGTGGCCGCGGCGTTCGCGGCGGGGCTCGGCGCCGGGCAGCCGGGGACCTCGCGGCTCGTCGACCGCCTGGGACGCGTCCGGGTCGTGCCCGTCCTCGCCGCCGTGCACGTCGTGGCGATCCTCGGGCTCCTGGCGCTGTCGGAGACCGACGCGCCGGCGGCCGTCCTGATCGCCGTCGCGCTGCTCGCGGGCCTCGCCGAGCCGCCGCTGGGCTCGATCACCCGGACGCTGTGGCCGAAGGTCCTGCAGGGACGCGAGGGCCTGCTCACGACGGCCTTCGCGCTCGACGGCGTCGTGACGGAGCTCGCGTTCGTGACGGGCCCGCTCTTCGTCGCCGTCGTCGTGGCGGTGGCCTCCCCCGCGCTGGCCCTCGTCGCGTGCACCGTCTCGGTGACGGTCGGCATCGCCTGGTTCCTGAGCATCCCGCTGGTGCGCGACGCCCCCGTGGCGGCCGCGACGAGCGGGTCGCGGCTGCTCGGCGCGCTCGTCGCCCCGGGCCTGCGGACGCTCGTGCTCTGCGCGCTGCCGATCGGCTTCACCTTCGGCGCCGTCGAGGTCGTCCTGCCGGCGTTCGCCGAGCACGAGGGGCACCGCGGGACGGCGGGCCTGCTGGTCGCGGCGTGGGCGGCGGCCAGCGCCGCGGGCGGCCTGGCCTACGGCGCGGTCGAGTGGCACGCCGCGCTGCCGGCGCGCTTCGTGCGCTTCGCCGTCGTGCTGCCGGCGGGCTACCTGCTCGTCGCCGCGGCGTGGTCGATCCCGACGATGGCGGTGCTCGTCGCCGTCGCGGGGGTCCTCATCGCGCCGACGCTCACGGCGATCAGCCAGCTCGCCGGCGAGGTCGCGCCTCCCGGCCGCGAGACCGAGGCGTTCGCCTGGCCCACGACCGCGCTGATCCTCGGCATCGCCGCCGGCAACGCCGCCGCGGGGGCGATCGTCGAGGCCGAGGGGTGGCAGACCGCCGTCCTGGTCGCGGCGGGCGCGGCGGTCCTCGGCGCCGTGGCGGCGGTCGCGCGGCGCGACACGCTGGCGGGTGCGCAGCCGGTCTAG
- a CDS encoding isocitrate/isopropylmalate family dehydrogenase, whose protein sequence is MTQGPLRITVLEGDETGQELLEQSLRVLAPDVVAMELTLDTYDLSLARRRETGNEVVHEAARAMRESGFGIKAATVTPEGKDDVGSPNRILREEVDGKVIVRTGRRIPGITPLGGTFHPISVVRMAVEDAYGAEQWREGTEGAPDEVAFRTERITRSTCRAVAEYAFRQAKEIGGKVYGGPKWTVSPVYEGMLKEEMDAAAQRHPDVTYRPMLIDATYAGLITGATETPLVIPALNRDGDCLSDLVMPMFGSIAGAESVLLAFDDEYTTRVAMAEAPHGTAPTLQGKDVANPMAMILSCAAVLHYAGVAGYEGASRASRAIYESVLEAAAAGVRTPDLGGHASTTEFTSDVVQRVRTKIEVWASLGTAA, encoded by the coding sequence GTGACCCAGGGACCGCTGCGCATCACCGTCCTCGAGGGCGACGAGACCGGCCAGGAGCTGCTCGAGCAGAGCCTCCGCGTGCTGGCGCCCGACGTCGTGGCCATGGAGCTGACGCTCGACACCTACGACCTGTCGCTCGCCAGGCGGCGGGAGACCGGCAACGAGGTCGTCCACGAGGCGGCGCGCGCGATGCGCGAGTCCGGGTTCGGCATCAAGGCGGCGACCGTCACGCCCGAGGGCAAGGACGACGTCGGCTCCCCCAACCGGATCCTGCGCGAGGAGGTCGACGGCAAGGTCATCGTCCGCACGGGCCGGCGGATCCCGGGGATCACGCCGCTGGGCGGGACGTTCCACCCGATCTCCGTCGTGCGCATGGCCGTCGAGGACGCCTACGGCGCCGAGCAGTGGCGCGAGGGCACCGAGGGCGCACCCGACGAGGTCGCGTTCCGCACCGAGCGCATCACGCGCTCGACCTGCCGCGCGGTGGCCGAGTACGCCTTCCGCCAGGCCAAGGAGATCGGCGGCAAGGTCTACGGCGGGCCCAAGTGGACGGTCTCCCCGGTCTACGAGGGGATGCTCAAGGAGGAGATGGACGCGGCGGCGCAGCGCCACCCGGACGTGACCTACCGCCCGATGCTCATCGACGCGACGTACGCCGGCCTCATTACGGGCGCGACCGAGACGCCGCTGGTGATCCCCGCGCTCAACCGCGACGGGGACTGCCTGAGCGACCTCGTCATGCCGATGTTCGGGTCGATCGCCGGCGCCGAGTCGGTCCTCCTGGCCTTCGACGACGAGTACACGACGCGCGTGGCGATGGCCGAGGCGCCGCACGGCACCGCCCCGACGCTCCAGGGCAAGGACGTCGCCAACCCGATGGCGATGATCCTCTCCTGCGCGGCCGTCCTGCACTACGCCGGCGTGGCGGGGTACGAGGGCGCGTCGCGCGCCTCGCGCGCCATCTACGAGTCGGTCCTCGAGGCCGCCGCCGCGGGCGTGCGCACGCCGGACCTCGGCGGCCACGCCTCCACGACGGAGTTCACCTCCGACGTGGTCCAGCGCGTGCGCACGAAGATCGAGGTCTGGGCGTCGCTGGGCACCGCCGCCTAG
- a CDS encoding DUF389 domain-containing protein, which produces MLHLRIVAPSDVADRVLGLLERTDSVVNVVRLRDAASKPDGDLLLCDVAREDASVVLSDLRALDVHRCGSIAVEEVTTAISDAHDRAEQAAKGAPSDAVVWEQVQERTSEESSLSGTFLAFMVLAMLIAAVGIFLDSEILVVGAMVVGPEFGPIAGLCVALVSLRGRLSLRSAAALLVGFPLGVGLTLLTALAFKATGVTPDTFTREDHGLSTSIANPDFLAFFVAFCAGAAGMLSLSTAKSGALIGVLISVTTIPAAANVAVATAYGDWDSASGSLQQLGLNVAGIVLAGVLTLWLQRLSYLRRRASHRAALRGDAPAP; this is translated from the coding sequence GTGCTCCACCTGCGCATCGTCGCCCCCTCCGACGTGGCCGATCGCGTCCTCGGGCTGCTGGAGCGCACCGACTCCGTGGTCAACGTCGTGCGCCTGCGCGATGCGGCCAGCAAGCCCGACGGGGACCTGCTGCTGTGCGACGTGGCGCGCGAGGACGCGAGCGTCGTGCTAAGCGACCTGCGCGCCCTCGACGTGCACCGGTGTGGCTCGATCGCCGTCGAGGAGGTCACGACCGCGATCTCCGACGCCCACGACCGGGCCGAGCAGGCGGCCAAGGGCGCGCCGTCGGACGCCGTGGTCTGGGAGCAGGTGCAGGAGCGCACGTCCGAGGAGTCCTCGCTGTCGGGGACCTTCCTGGCGTTCATGGTCCTCGCCATGCTCATCGCCGCCGTGGGGATCTTCCTCGACTCGGAGATCCTCGTGGTGGGCGCGATGGTGGTGGGGCCCGAGTTCGGCCCCATCGCCGGCCTGTGCGTGGCGCTCGTCTCGCTGCGCGGGCGGCTGTCGCTGCGCTCGGCCGCGGCGCTGCTGGTCGGCTTCCCGCTCGGGGTGGGCCTGACGCTGCTCACCGCCCTGGCGTTCAAGGCGACCGGCGTGACGCCCGACACGTTCACCCGCGAGGACCACGGCCTCTCGACGTCGATCGCCAACCCGGACTTCCTGGCGTTCTTCGTCGCCTTCTGCGCCGGTGCCGCGGGGATGCTCTCCCTGAGCACCGCGAAGTCGGGTGCGCTGATCGGGGTCCTCATCTCCGTGACGACGATCCCCGCGGCCGCCAACGTCGCCGTCGCCACCGCCTACGGCGACTGGGACTCGGCGAGCGGCTCGCTGCAGCAGCTCGGCCTGAACGTCGCGGGCATCGTGCTCGCCGGCGTCCTCACCCTCTGGCTGCAGCGGCTGTCCTACCTGCGCCGGCGGGCGTCGCACCGCGCGGCGCTGCGCGGCGACGCCCCGGCGCCCTAG
- the tyrS gene encoding tyrosine--tRNA ligase — protein MPPAADDARHLLRNAHESLPEGGLQRKLELAAKEGRQLRVKLGLDPTAPDIHLGHSVVLRKLREFQDLGHKVVLIVGDYTARVGDPSGRSSTRPVLSPEDIDANARTYFAQARTVLRDEPDLLEVRHNGEWLDMPAEDLFRLARVATVAQVLERDDFAKRFKAGQPISVLETLYPLLQGYDSVAIRSDVELGGTDQTFNLLLGRDVQRAYGMDEQVVLTMPILPGIDGTEKMSKSLGNHVGITEPPGEVFGKTMRLPDTAMDQWFALLAVDDPGPDAHARDRKRALARAIVDRLHGDGAGAAAEAEFEKVFVARDVPDEIDELAFSGEVVHLPALVAEGFGRSRSEARRLVQQGGVKVDGEAVAELDVPADALDGRVLQVGKRHFRRLRRAA, from the coding sequence ATGCCTCCGGCCGCCGACGACGCCCGCCACCTGCTGCGCAACGCGCACGAGTCCCTGCCGGAGGGCGGCCTCCAGCGCAAGCTCGAGCTCGCCGCGAAGGAGGGCCGCCAGCTGCGCGTCAAGCTCGGGCTGGACCCGACGGCGCCCGACATCCACCTCGGCCACTCCGTCGTCCTGCGCAAGCTGCGCGAGTTCCAGGACCTCGGCCACAAGGTCGTCCTCATCGTCGGCGACTACACCGCGCGCGTGGGGGACCCGAGCGGGCGCTCATCCACCCGGCCGGTCCTCTCGCCCGAGGACATCGACGCCAACGCGCGCACGTACTTCGCCCAGGCGCGCACCGTGCTGCGCGACGAGCCCGACCTGCTGGAGGTCCGCCACAACGGCGAGTGGCTCGACATGCCCGCCGAGGACCTCTTCCGCCTCGCGCGCGTGGCCACCGTGGCGCAGGTCCTCGAGCGCGACGACTTCGCCAAGCGCTTCAAGGCGGGCCAGCCCATCTCGGTGCTGGAGACGCTGTACCCGCTGCTGCAGGGCTACGACTCCGTGGCGATCCGCTCCGACGTCGAGCTGGGCGGCACCGACCAGACCTTCAACCTGCTCCTGGGCCGCGACGTCCAGCGCGCCTACGGGATGGACGAGCAGGTCGTGCTCACCATGCCGATCCTGCCGGGCATCGACGGCACCGAGAAGATGTCCAAGTCGCTGGGCAACCACGTCGGCATCACCGAGCCCCCCGGCGAGGTGTTCGGCAAGACGATGCGCCTGCCCGACACGGCGATGGACCAGTGGTTCGCCCTGCTGGCCGTCGACGACCCCGGTCCAGACGCGCACGCGCGCGACCGCAAGCGCGCGCTCGCGCGGGCGATCGTGGACCGGCTGCACGGCGACGGCGCCGGCGCGGCGGCCGAGGCGGAGTTCGAGAAGGTCTTCGTCGCGCGCGACGTCCCGGACGAGATCGACGAGCTGGCCTTCTCCGGCGAGGTCGTGCACCTGCCGGCCCTCGTGGCCGAGGGGTTCGGACGCTCGCGCTCGGAGGCGCGGCGCCTCGTGCAGCAGGGCGGGGTGAAGGTGGACGGCGAGGCGGTGGCCGAGCTGGACGTCCCGGCCGACGCCCTGGACGGCCGGGTGCTGCAGGTCGGCAAGCGCCACTTCCGCAGGCTGCGCCGCGCCGCCTGA